In the Penaeus chinensis breed Huanghai No. 1 chromosome 31, ASM1920278v2, whole genome shotgun sequence genome, one interval contains:
- the LOC125042250 gene encoding 26S proteasome regulatory subunit 4, with product MGQNHSNGGGGGGQGGDEKKDKKKKYEPPVPTRVGKKKKRMKGPDAANKLPMVTPHTRCRLKMLKLERIKDYLLMEEEFIRNQETLRPQEEKQEEERSKVDDLRGTPMSVGTLEEIIDDNHAIVSTSVGSEHYVSILSFVDKDQLEPGCSVLLNHKVHAVVGVLSDDTDPMVTVMKLEKAPQETYADIGGLDTQIQEIKESVELPLTHPEYYEEMGIKPPKGVILYGQPGTGKTLLAKAVANQTSATFLRVVGSELIQKYLGDGPKLVRELFRVAEEHAPSIVFIDEIDAVGTKRYDSNSGGEREIQRTMLELLNQLDGFDSRGDVKVIMATNRIETLDPALIRPGRIDRKIEFPLPDEKTKRRIFQIHTSRMTLAGDVNLDELIMAKDDLSGADIKAICTEAGLMALRERRMKVTNEDFKKSKENVLYRKKEGTPEGLYL from the exons ATG gGTCAGAATCACAGtaatggtggagggggtgggggccagggaggggatgaaaagaaggacaaaaagaagaaatatgaacCCCCAGTACCCACCCGCGtcggtaagaagaagaagaggatgaagggaccAGATGCTGCCAACAAGCTCCCCATGG tAACACCGCATACAAGATGCCGCTTGAAAATGTTAAAATTAGAGCGCATAAAAGATTATCTGCTAATGGAAGAAGAATTTATACGTAATCAGGAAACTCTTCGTCCacaagaagagaagcaggag GAAGAAAGAAGCAAGGTCGATGATCTGCGTGGAACACCAATGAGTGTTGGTACCCTGGAGGAGatcattgatgataatcatgCCATTGTATCCACAAGTGTTGGATCAGAGCATTATGTGTCCATACTGTCCTTCGTTGATAAAGATCAGTTAGAACCGGGTTGCTCTGTACTTCTCAATCATAAG GTGCATGCTGTAGTAGGTGTCCTAAGTGATGATACCGACCCCATGGTGACTGTTATGAAGTTGGAGAAGGCACCACAGGAAACCTATGCTGATATTGGAG gaCTGGATACTCAGATTCAGGAAATCAAGGAGTCTGTAGAACTGCCGCTGACCCACCCTGAATACTATGAGGAAATGGGTATCAAGCCTCCTAAGGGAGTCATCCTTTATGGACAGCCTGGTACTGGAAAGACCCTTCTTGCTAAAGCTGTGGCCAACCAGACCAGTGCCACATTCCTTAGAGTTGTGGGCTCAGAACTTATCCAGAAATACCTG GGCGATGGTCCCAAACTGGTACGAGAACTCTTCAGAGTGGCAGAAGAACATGCtcctagtattgtttttattgatgaaATAGATGCTGTGGGAACCAAGCGTTATGATTCAAATTCTGGTGGTGAAAGGGAGATCCAGAGAACTATGCTGGAACTCCTGAATCAGCTGGATGGATTTGATTCAAGAGGAGATGTTAAG GTAATTATGGCTACAAACAGAATCGAGACCCTGGATCCAGCTCTGATCCGTCCAGGTAGAATTGATCGTAAGATTGAGTTCCCTCTGCCTGATGAGAAAACCAAGCGTCGTATTTTCCAAATTCACACATCAAGGATGACACTGGCAGGTGATGTCAACCTAGATGAACTCATTATGGCAAAGGATGATTTGTCAGGAGCAGATATCAAG GCCATTTGCACTGAAGCTGGGTTAATGGCACTCCGCGAACGAAGAATGAAGGTTACAAATGAAGACTTCAAGAAATCAAAGGAAAATGTTctttatagaaagaaagagggaacacCAGAAGGCCTCTATCTCTAG